One genomic segment of Streptomyces antimycoticus includes these proteins:
- a CDS encoding RRQRL motif-containing zinc-binding protein, producing MPRTDLRFLDPEGERFGIPTWPWRMGPSPEEWATLRQLKARGLRPGGRSNPVGGQLGWQSGDGPRFAYLYRVELALPKRPMTEARWASIRKATQARQICPACEKKQDYEIPKRYGVCNDCPGGANEATA from the coding sequence ATGCCCAGGACGGACCTGCGGTTTCTCGACCCAGAGGGCGAGCGGTTCGGGATCCCGACCTGGCCCTGGCGGATGGGGCCGTCCCCGGAGGAGTGGGCCACGCTGCGGCAGCTCAAGGCCCGCGGCCTCCGGCCGGGCGGCCGGAGTAACCCGGTCGGCGGTCAACTCGGCTGGCAGAGCGGTGACGGCCCCCGCTTCGCCTACCTCTACCGCGTCGAACTGGCTTTACCGAAGCGGCCGATGACGGAGGCGCGATGGGCATCCATACGCAAGGCGACACAGGCCCGCCAGATCTGCCCGGCCTGCGAGAAGAAACAGGACTACGAGATCCCCAAGCGATACGGGGTCTGCAACGACTGCCCGGGCGGCGCCAACGAGGCCACCGCGTAA
- a CDS encoding DNA translocase FtsK → MTEIDINPEIGTGLDRKLLWAAAEVLVSTQFGSREMLQRKLRIGWEQTRLVMDAMESLGVVGPDQGSRAREVLIRLVEDLEPVFERLYGDGSGATVTALPLARQPEATPVDFTKQPTPPSSAVPPPSTPEPDSEPEAESGPEPEPEHGRAVEGTVYTADEWELRPDPEGDRPWINPALRTPEGRRARAHYIGRQARRRARKAAARQRTVHGFVPRVLRGEKRVRAWVIGVEGAKARADINLALVTAEDADRAARRAGRAIIKRKEKREAAVRLQQDAGKQLVIAQATKKHAQQKVAVRASLAYGPVVVADALAYGFTNVWGAVGALLLNLAGASLLGRDVELTEEELERLEQVEAGMPQEFHIGMTPKAFELMVREALIEKLKCDITSLQVFPYEWGFEIRVVLDGMTPKRIADGLETLEANLPGVRTSSIQLRQSMEGRNLCTIVVPGPNPWKHLPELPYREPKSLTTADIHTAQLSASMAGEPLGLPMCRTNINIVGKSRSGKSTWLRAILDALTATNDQIVIGIDLGSAGSGFSGLRRGLHLTVTDPDFAAEVLDWALDVGRGRPELFEELGMGQNWVTSPKRPGVKLVVDEFPELVKASRKPIYDGEGKKIGELDLDGKLQRLHHTSAKSDVDVIIASQGLTRALIGKNTWLAELPVQVMCACDVDDLMLIMPAGAMDEGWTPNRLMPAMGDQVNDAGVAYVLAGAQHTEAITYRACVTSDEEYTRRGIERGQDLVTMDAESEEFTSVTLADLMAKADAMKPTRRRSGPPQLIKTIRSVFQEAGDPAGLSQEELAEALGQVDPQRWGLEHFTGEDEGEQITARTEALRSTVNAVLEPTEHSWALEKYSSKLSRGYRLRDLKVITGETPKES, encoded by the coding sequence ATGACCGAGATCGACATCAACCCGGAAATCGGCACCGGCCTTGACCGGAAGCTGCTCTGGGCCGCGGCGGAGGTGCTCGTCTCCACCCAGTTCGGCTCGAGGGAGATGCTCCAGCGCAAGCTGCGCATCGGCTGGGAGCAGACCCGCCTCGTGATGGACGCGATGGAGAGTCTCGGCGTGGTCGGCCCGGACCAGGGCTCGAGGGCCCGCGAGGTGCTGATCAGGCTGGTCGAGGACCTCGAGCCGGTCTTCGAAAGGCTGTACGGCGACGGCAGCGGCGCCACCGTGACCGCGCTGCCGCTGGCCCGCCAGCCCGAGGCCACGCCGGTGGACTTCACCAAGCAGCCCACCCCGCCGAGCTCGGCGGTGCCGCCGCCCTCCACCCCCGAGCCCGACTCCGAGCCTGAGGCTGAGTCCGGCCCGGAGCCGGAGCCGGAGCACGGCCGCGCCGTCGAAGGCACCGTCTACACCGCAGACGAGTGGGAGCTGCGCCCCGACCCCGAGGGCGACCGGCCCTGGATCAACCCTGCCCTGCGCACCCCGGAGGGCCGCCGGGCCCGCGCCCACTACATCGGCCGCCAGGCCCGCCGCCGGGCGCGTAAAGCCGCCGCCCGGCAGCGCACCGTCCACGGCTTCGTGCCGCGCGTCCTCCGCGGCGAGAAGCGGGTCCGCGCCTGGGTCATCGGCGTGGAGGGCGCCAAGGCCCGCGCCGACATCAACCTTGCCCTGGTCACGGCCGAGGATGCCGACCGCGCCGCGCGCCGGGCCGGACGAGCCATCATCAAGCGCAAGGAGAAGCGGGAAGCGGCCGTGCGGCTGCAGCAGGACGCCGGCAAGCAACTGGTCATCGCCCAGGCTACGAAGAAGCACGCCCAGCAGAAGGTGGCGGTCCGGGCCTCACTCGCCTACGGACCAGTGGTCGTCGCCGATGCGCTCGCCTACGGCTTCACCAACGTCTGGGGCGCCGTCGGCGCCCTGCTCCTCAACCTGGCCGGCGCGTCCTTGCTGGGCCGCGATGTGGAGCTCACCGAGGAGGAGCTGGAGCGGCTGGAGCAGGTCGAGGCCGGCATGCCGCAGGAGTTCCACATCGGCATGACCCCGAAGGCTTTCGAGCTCATGGTGCGCGAGGCGCTGATCGAGAAGCTGAAGTGCGACATCACGTCCTTGCAGGTGTTCCCGTACGAGTGGGGCTTTGAAATCCGCGTCGTGCTGGACGGAATGACACCGAAGCGCATCGCGGACGGCCTGGAAACGCTGGAGGCGAATCTCCCCGGCGTCCGCACCTCCTCGATTCAGCTGCGCCAGTCGATGGAGGGCCGCAACCTGTGCACCATCGTGGTGCCGGGCCCGAATCCGTGGAAGCACCTGCCCGAGCTGCCCTACCGCGAGCCGAAGTCCCTGACCACGGCGGACATCCACACCGCCCAGCTGTCGGCCTCCATGGCCGGAGAGCCTCTCGGCCTGCCGATGTGCCGCACCAACATCAACATCGTCGGCAAGTCCCGGTCCGGGAAGTCCACATGGCTGCGCGCCATCCTCGACGCGCTCACCGCCACCAACGACCAGATCGTCATCGGCATCGACCTGGGATCGGCCGGCAGCGGCTTCTCCGGCCTGCGCCGGGGCCTGCACCTGACGGTCACCGACCCGGATTTCGCCGCCGAGGTCCTGGACTGGGCGCTGGACGTCGGACGGGGACGCCCGGAGCTGTTCGAAGAGCTGGGCATGGGCCAGAACTGGGTGACTAGCCCCAAGCGGCCCGGCGTGAAGCTCGTGGTCGACGAGTTCCCGGAGCTGGTCAAGGCATCCCGGAAGCCCATCTACGACGGCGAGGGCAAGAAGATCGGCGAGCTGGACCTGGACGGCAAGCTGCAGCGGCTGCACCACACCTCTGCCAAGTCCGACGTCGATGTGATCATCGCCAGCCAGGGACTCACCAGGGCACTGATCGGCAAGAACACATGGCTGGCCGAGCTGCCGGTCCAGGTCATGTGCGCCTGCGACGTGGACGACCTCATGCTGATCATGCCCGCCGGGGCGATGGACGAAGGATGGACCCCCAACCGGCTGATGCCGGCCATGGGCGACCAGGTCAACGACGCCGGCGTGGCCTACGTGCTGGCCGGGGCGCAGCACACCGAGGCGATCACCTACCGGGCCTGCGTCACCTCGGACGAGGAGTACACGCGGCGCGGCATCGAGCGGGGCCAGGACCTCGTCACGATGGACGCCGAGTCGGAGGAGTTCACCAGCGTCACCCTGGCTGACCTGATGGCCAAGGCGGACGCGATGAAGCCGACCCGCCGCCGGTCCGGCCCGCCCCAGCTGATCAAGACCATCCGGTCCGTCTTCCAGGAGGCGGGCGACCCGGCCGGCCTGTCGCAGGAGGAGCTCGCCGAGGCCCTGGGCCAGGTGGACCCCCAGCGGTGGGGCCTGGAGCACTTCACGGGTGAGGACGAGGGCGAGCAGATCACAGCTCGCACCGAGGCGCTGCGCAGCACGGTCAACGCCGTGCTCGAGCCGACCGAGCACAGCTGGGCGCTGGAGAAGTACAGCAGCAAGCTGTCCCGCGGCTACCGCCTGCGGGACCTGAAGGTGATCACCGGCGAGACCCCGAAGGAGTCCTGA